From Paracoccus suum, the proteins below share one genomic window:
- the folE2 gene encoding GTP cyclohydrolase FolE2 codes for MNDTREITATYPVLRRDYPADFVVDDAYRAGLPDLQNGPASLIVGARAPIQHVGISNFRLPIRYQTKSGGEMTLETSVTGTVSLEADRKGINMSRIMRSFYAHAEKQFSLSVLQAALDDYRADHESLGARIMMRLSYPERVLSLRSGLEGWQYYDIAMELVEQAERRLRILHLDYVYSSTCPCSLELSEHARAQRGQLATPHSQRSIARLSVVMQGEGKLWFEDMIALARRAIATETQVMVKREDEQAFAELNAANPIFVEDAVRAFAQQLQAEPRVGDFRVVASHQESLHSHDAVSLLTEGPTFAQVSLDPLGFAGLSA; via the coding sequence ATGAATGACACGCGAGAGATCACCGCGACCTATCCCGTGCTTCGGCGCGATTACCCGGCCGACTTCGTGGTCGACGACGCCTATCGCGCGGGCCTGCCGGACCTGCAGAATGGCCCCGCCAGCCTGATCGTCGGCGCGCGCGCGCCGATCCAGCACGTCGGGATCTCGAACTTCCGCCTGCCGATCCGCTACCAGACCAAGTCCGGCGGCGAGATGACGCTGGAGACGAGTGTTACCGGCACCGTCAGCCTTGAGGCGGACCGCAAGGGCATCAACATGAGCCGCATCATGCGCTCGTTCTATGCCCATGCCGAAAAGCAGTTCAGCCTGTCGGTGCTTCAAGCCGCGCTGGACGATTACCGCGCAGATCACGAAAGCCTCGGCGCGCGGATCATGATGCGACTCAGCTACCCCGAGCGGGTGCTTTCGCTGCGCTCTGGCCTTGAGGGTTGGCAGTATTACGACATTGCCATGGAACTGGTCGAGCAGGCAGAGCGCCGGTTGCGGATACTGCACCTTGACTACGTCTATTCATCGACCTGCCCCTGCTCGCTGGAATTGTCCGAACACGCGCGGGCCCAGCGTGGCCAACTGGCGACGCCGCATTCGCAGCGCTCGATCGCGCGCCTGTCGGTGGTCATGCAGGGCGAGGGCAAGCTGTGGTTCGAGGACATGATTGCGCTGGCCCGGCGCGCCATCGCGACCGAGACTCAGGTCATGGTCAAGCGCGAGGACGAGCAGGCCTTCGCCGAGCTTAACGCCGCCAATCCGATCTTTGTCGAGGACGCGGTGCGCGCCTTTGCGCAGCAGTTGCAGGCCGAACCGCGGGTCGGCGATTTCCGGGTGGTCGCGAGCCATCAGGAATCGCTGCACTCTCATGATGCCGTCAGCCTGCTGACCGAGGGGCCCACCTTTGCCCAGGTCAGCCTCGACCCGCTTGGGTTCGCGGGCCTCAGCGCCTGA